Below is a window of Escherichia coli DSM 30083 = JCM 1649 = ATCC 11775 DNA.
CCGCTTCAATCATATGTTCCGCCACATCCTGAGCGATATCGGCATCACAGCCATTAAGTTCCAGCAGCCCGGCAGCTAACCAACGCACTTTTTCAACAGCAATTTGTAATGACATCGTTGGTTTCCTCACATTAGACCTAAAATTTTCCACCAGGTGGCGGCAAACAGTAGCAACAACAGGTAGCCGATTACCGTCAGGTACAGTCCCACACGGGTAAACTGGCGTGGCGTGAAGGTATCCGTACCCATACACACCATATTTTGTGGCGCGTTAATCGGCAGGATGAAGCCAAAACTGACACTGAAGGCGAGCAGAATGGTCATGCCGACCGGGTTAACGCCGAGTTCTGGCGGCAGACTGCTTAACAGGCTAATCAGGATGGGCAGCAATGCGGCAGTTAGCGCAGTGGCACTGGCAAACCCCAGGTGAATAATTATCAAGAAAGCGGCGAGAATCGCGAAGATGGCTAATGATGGCAAGCCATCAAGACCAAAACCTTTCACCACATAGTTCGCCATCCATGAAGCTGCCTGCGTATCAAGCAGCGTGGACCCCAGGCTGATACCAATACCAAACATCAGCAACGTGCCCCACTGCACACGTTTTTCGACCTCTTTCCAGCTCATTACACCGATGCCTGGCAGCAACATAATCGCCAGTCCGGCAAGGGTGACAGAGGTGGTATCAATACTGTGTAATTTTCCGCCAGTAGACCAAAAGAGCAGTAACAATAGCGAAATACCGATCAAGCGTTTTTCTTTACCGGTGGTTGGCCCTAACTCTGCGAGTGCTTTTTTAATGGCCTCGCTCCCCCCTTCAACAGCTTCCGTTTCTGGCGGCAACAATTTACGTGCGAGGAAATAGAGGATCACCGACATGGTGAGGCTCCAGGGCGCGCCCGCTAACAGCCAGTCAAGCCAGCTGACAGAATGCCCGGCGCCGAAAGTTTTATTGATAAAACCGATAGAAAGCAGGTTTTGCGCCGCCGAAGTTTGAATACCAACGTTCCAGATACTGGTCGCCTGGGCGATAACAATCATCATTGACGCCGCTAAACGTGAATGTTTATCCACCTTAAATGCCGCAATGACCCCCATCATAATCGGCACCACGCAAGCCGTACGGGCAGTGGCACTGGGTACAACCAGGCTCAGGACGATGGTCACCACAATGGCACCGATAATAATGCTGCGGCTGCTGGCACCTATTTTCGACATAGTAAACAGCGCAATGCGTTTATCCAGCCCGGTAATGGTCATTGCCGCCGCGATAAACATTGCTGCTGCCACCAGCGCCAGAGCAGAATTAGAAAAACCCGACAGAGTCATTTTCAGCGCTTTCGCGGTGCCAAGGATCGTGTCCGGGTGATTCATATCCGGGGCAAAACCAACCATAAAGATAATCAGTGCGGAAATAACAATTGCACTGGCGGTGTAATCCATCGCTTCGCTGATCCAGACAATAATGGCAAACACCAGAATGGCGATCATATTTTGTCCGGCGACGGGCAAGGTATCGCCCAGTGGCAGAAGGGTAATAATAATTCCGGCAATGATCGCCAACCACAGGCCGGGATTAGGGATAATTCGACGCTTTTGTGGTGCGCCATGGGATATTGATGACATATTCACCTCATTGTGAAAAATAAAAAACCTGCCTGGCTATTGCAGGAGCTATGCCATCTTTAATTTTTTAATAACGCTTTGTTATTTAATGAGTTAGCTATTTATCCTTTTTATTTTATGCGCGGTTTTCCGCACAGTTATTAAAAGATGATTCCCTTACCACACAGATAAAAAAAGGGAGCGATATGCTCCCTTGATATTCATTTATGGATTACTTAATAACATTCCATAACGTTTCGCCAAGCAACGCCGGGTTTCTTGTCCATGCCATGCCTGCTTTATCGAACGCACGGAATTTATCCTCTGCACTGCCGCTACCGCCAGAAATAATGGCTCCGGCGTGCCCCATGCGTTTTCCTTTTGGTGCAGTAACACCGGCAATATAACCTACGACCGGTTTATTCATTTCATGACGAATAAATTCCGCAGCCCGTTCTTCCGCATTACCACCAATTTCACCGATCATAATTACCGCGTCTGTTTGCGGATCATTTTCGAATAAACGCAGCGCATCAATAAAGTTAGTCCCCGGAACCGGATCGCCGCCAATACCAATACAGGTGGATTGCCCAAGTCCCAGCGCCGTGGTTTGCGCTACAGCTTCGTAGGTTAATGTACCGGAGCGGGAAACAATCCCAATACGCCCTGGGCGGTGGATTTCACCAGGCATAATCCCGATTTTGCACTCGCCCGGCGTGATAACTCCTGGGCAGTTTGGCCCAATCAGCCGCACATCCGGGTGGCAGTCAAGCAGCCGACGAACTTTCACCATATCCAGTGTCGGTACACCTTCAGTGATCACCACAACCAATTTGACGCCAGCTTCAATAGCCTCAACAACAGAATCCAGCACAAACGGTGCAGGCACATAAATCACGCTGGCATCAGCCTCAGTTTGTCGCATCGCTTCTTTCATTGAATCAAAAACCGGGCGATCCAGATGCCGTTGCCCGCCCTTACCTGGCGTCACTCCACCCACAATCTGCGTGCCATACGCAATAGCCTGCTCTGTATGAAATGTGCCGTTTTTGCCGGTAATGCCCTGCACCAGTACCCGCGTGTGTTTGTTGATCAAAACGCTCATCTTAACCTCCTGTTAATTCAGTAACGCAATGATGCGTTTAGCGGCATCATCCAGAGAATTGACGGCTTCCACCGTCAGGCCACTTTCTGCCAGTAACCGCTGCCCTTCGGCAGCGTTATTACCGGAGAGACGCACCACGACAGGCAGGGTGATACGGGCCTCATTCAGAGCATGAATAATGGCTCTGGCGATCATGTCGCAACGGACAATCCCACCAAAAATATTAACCAGAATGGCTTTCACTTTGCTGTCGGAAACAATCAGCCGAAAGGCTTCACTGACGCGCTCCTGGGTTGCGCCACCGCCAACATCCAGGAAGTTTGCGGGTTGTTCACCGTATAGCTTGATGATGTCCATGGTTGCCATAGCCAGCCCTGCACCATTGACCATGCAGCCGATATTTCCGTCCAGCGAGACATAATTAAGATCAAGCTTCGCTGCCTGGCTTTCGCGTGGATCTTCCTGGGTTTCATCACGTAGCACCTGGAGTTCCGGGTGACGATACAGCGCGTTATCATCCAGCGATACTTTCGCGTCTGCACACATAAATTCGCCCGTTTCCCGCAACACCAGAGGGTTAATTTCCAGCAGGGCGAAATCCAGTTCGTTAAAGGCTTTCCACGCCTGATTAACCAGGCGACTAAAGGTAGCAAATAGCCCGTGTTCCAGTTGCAGAACAGCAAACATTTCGCGGATATGGCAAGGCTGCACGCCTGTCAGTGGATCAATGCTGACACTGCTGATTTTCTCCGGTGTCTCATGGGCGACTTTTTCAATTTCCACACCACCTTCCGGGCTGACAATAAACGTGACCCGCTGGCTTTCACGATCCACCACCATGCCAAAATAGAGTTCCTGGCGTACCGGATAGATGTTTTCGCACAGCAAAATACTGCTGACATACTGCCCTTCTGGCCCGGTCTGATAAGTCACCAGTTGCGATCCCAACATTTGCTGTACAAAAGCCTGTGCTTCCGGCAGCTGCTTAAGCACTTTTACGCCGCCAGCTTTACCGCGCCCACCAGCATGTACCTGCGCTTTAAGTACCGCGCCTTTACTCGGGCAAGCAATATGTTGCCAGGCATCTGCCAGTTGCGAAATCTGTTGGATGGCTATCTCTTTTGGACACGGCATCCCCATGCCAGCCAGTAACGATTTGGCCTGATACTCATGTAAATTCATATATTCCCTCAGTGGTATGTGTTATCCGTGTAATGCTTTATTATTCAAGGCCATTGCTGCTTCGTGGATGACTTCGCTTAAGGTCGGATGCGCATGGATCGCACAGGCAATATCCTCGCCAGAGGCGCTAAAAGTCATCGCCAGCGCAATTTCATTGATCAGCTCCGATGCCTGCGGGCCAACAATCGCTCCGCCAAGTACGCGGTCAGTGTGTTTATCGCTGTATAACGTGCAACGCCCACCTTCCTGGCCTAATGCTAAGGCGCGACCGTTACCGGCAAACAGAGAATTTCCTTTGTTAAAGACTCTGCCAGCGGCTTTCAGTGAGGCCTCGTTTTCCCCTACCCACGCAACTTCCGGTTGGGTGTAAATCACCGAAGGGATCAGCGCAAAATTAATCGGCTCTACCGCCAGTCCGGCAATTTGATCCGCAACCACCACACCTTCAGCCATCGCTTTATGCGCCAGCATCGGCCCTCGCACGACATCACCAATTGCCCACAGCCCGGCTTTCCCGGTACGGCATAAGTTATCGACGGCAATACCGCCACGGTTATCGGCTTCAAGACCGAGTTGCACGAGATCGACACCAGAAAGTCGCGGTACACGTCCAATGGCAAGAATTAATTTATCGAAGCGGCTTTCTTCTCGCTTCTCACCCTGCCGCCAGCGCACATGCACACCGTCATCCCGTTGTTCAATAGCCTCAATCTCTACTGCCAGTTGCATTTTCATCCCACTGGCAATCATTGCTTTACGGACTTCGTTCGACAGGCGAGCTTCCAGTGCAGGCAAGAACGTTGGCGCCATCTCCAGCAGCGTGACATCTGAACCGACCCGATTCCACACAGACCCCAGTTCAAGGCCAATCACGCCAGCGCCGATCACACCGAGACGCGGCGGCACTTCGCTCAATGCCAGGGCGCCACGATTGTCGAGGATCTGTTGATTATCAATGGTAACGCCAGGCAGCTGACGCGGCTGAGAACCTGTTGCAATCACTACATTACGGGCGTGAATGTGTTGATCGTTTACGCGTAATTGCCAAATCTCATCCTGAGCACGTTCTAACGTTGCGAGGCCGCACAAGTGCTTCACTTTATTTTTCTTAAACAGCAAGCTGATGCCCATTGTCAGGCGGCTTACTATGGCATCTTTACGTTGAATCATCGCGGCAGCATTGAAAGATACGCCTTCAACGTTAACGCCATGAATGCTTGCCTCATGCTGTACTTGCGCGTACAGCTCGGAAGATTGCAGCAACGATTTTGACGGAATACAGCCGACATTGAGACACGTACCGCCCGGCGAAGGTTCGCCCTGTGCATTAACACCATCATCAATACATACTACGGAAAGCCCATTCTGCGCAGCCCGCAGTGCCGCTACGTAACCACCTGGCCCACCCCCCATAACTGCCACATCAAAAATTGTACTCATCGGCGCCCTCCTTAAAGATCCAGCAACAGTTGTTCCGGTGATTCCAGTAGCTCACGTATTGCCACCAATGTCTGCACGGCTTCCTGACCATCGATAATGCGATGGTCATAGCTGAGAGCAAGGTACATCATGGGACGAATAACAACCTGGCCGTTTTCTGCGACCGGGCGCGGCGTGATGGCATGCATCCCAAGAATGGCCGACTGCGGCGGGTTAATGATTGGCGTTGACATCATCGAACCAAAAGTACCGCCGTTGGTGATAGAGAACGTGCCGCCCTGTAACGCCTCCAGCGGCAATTTGCCATTGCGTGCCTGTGTGGCGTATTCGGCAATTTGCCGTTCAATTTCCACCAAAGAGAGTGATTGCGCATTGCGTAACACAGGCACTACCAGGCCGCGGTTGCTGCTCACTGCAATGCCGATATCGCAATAATCACGCCAGATAATCTCGTTGCCATCAACGCTGGCATTCACTACAGGGAAGCGCTCCAGCGCCCGGGTAACGGCCTTAACAAAGAAGGACATAAAGCCCAGCTTCACGCCGTGCTTCTCGGCAAAACGATCTTTCCAGCGGGTGCGTAAATCCATCACGCTCTGCATGTTTACTTCGTTGAATGTGGTAAGAATGGCGTTATTTTGTTGGGAAGCCAGCAGACGCTCAGCAATTCGCTGACGTAAGCGCGACATCGGCTCACGACGTTCCTGACGAGCACCCGGTGTCAAGGGTTTAGCTGGCGCGATCTCCGCCACCCGTTCAGGCTGAATGACTGGTGCAGGAGTAACGCGCTGTACATCCTCTTTCAGGATACGTCCATTTCTCCCGCTCCCCGCAACGTCAGCAAGTTCAACACCACTACGCTGTGCCTCCAGCCGTGCGGAAGGCATCGCCAGGGTTTCGGTGACTGGTGTGACGGTTTCTTCTATGACAGCTTGCGGCTTAAGATGCGCCAACAGTTGCGCGGACGTGACCGTGCTACCTTCGCTGACGATAATATTGCTTAACACGCCATCGTGCGGGGCCGGTATTTCCAGAATGACTTTATCGGTTTCCAGCTCGGCAATCACATCATCGCGTTTTACGTGCTCGCCTTCTTGTTTACACCAGGTTGTCAGCGTGCCTTCCGTGACAGATTCCGGTAATACAGGGACAGTAATTTCGATCATAAAATGTTCTCCTTATTATTTTTGTGCGCCTTTCATGGCTGAATATCTGCAAACGCAGCAGCAAGAAATTCGTCGATTTGTTGTTTATGTACACGCCCATACCCTGTCGCCGGAGCTGCCACTGCCGGGCGGCCTGCATACTGCCAGTAAGGAGTGTTAATTTTCAGTGCCGCCAGCTCATGACGAATCTGCCGCCACGCGCCCTGGTTTTCTGGCTCTTCCTGCAACCAAATCCATTCGCAGCAGTTCGGCCAACTCGCCAGAACATCATTCAGTTCTGCGACCGGGAACGGGTAGAGTTGCTCCAGGCGAACAATCGCTACCTCATCTTCACACTCACGCTGCTTACGGGCTTCCAGTACGTCGTAATAGACCTGGCCGCTACACAAAATAACGCGCTTAACTTTCTGGGACTGATGCAATTGCGGATCGGTGACTACCGGTTTATAAGCGCCATCAGTGAATTCAGAAAGCTCGCTCATAGCGCCTTTAAACCGAAGTAAACGCTTACTCATCATTATCACTAACGGTTTGCGCATTGGGCGTAATGCCTGACCGCGCAGCAAATGGAACATTTGTGCTGACTCACTGGGCATCACCACCTGCATGTTGTTTTCTGCGCACAGTTGCAGCCAGCGCTCAGGACGCGCAGAAGAGTGCTCCGGCCCTTGTCCGTCATAGCCATGCGGCAGAAGAATGGTTAAACCGCTATAGCGATCCCACTTGGTTTCGCCAGACGAGATAAACTGGTCAATAGCAACCTGAGCGCCGTTGGCAAAGTCACCAAACTGCGCTTCCCAAATAACCAGTTGCTGAGGCGCAGACGTTGAATAGCCATATTCAAAGGCTAAGAGCGCTTCTTCATTAAGCACCGAATCATAAACATCGAAAGATGCCTGACCAGCGCGGATATGCTGTAACGGCAGATAACGACGGGCTTCAGTTTGATGATGTACCACTGCATGGCGATGACTGAACGTGCCACGCCCTGAGTCTTCACCAGAAAGACGCACACCAACACCCGCATCCACAAGCGATGCATAGGCCAGCATTTCAGCCATTCCCCAGTCTATTGGCTGAGTACCTGCGGCCATATCCTGGCGTAACGCCAGTTGCCGTTTAATGGTAGGATGTGCGACCACATCGGGTGGCAGTGTAGAAATGATTTCACCATACGCTGCCAGCTTTTGCCGAGGCAATGCCGTAGATACCGGGGCGCTCCAGTGAGGGTTGGTCAACCCATACCAGTTAGCGCTAAAAGAGTGAATTGCAGGTTTGAGAGGCTGCGGTTCACGTTTCTGGCAGCTATCCAGCCAGTCGCGATAGCGTGCCGTCATCTCATCTTGTTGCGCCTGAGTTAACAGGCCGCGGCGGGCAAGAGATTCACCATAACGGGCGAGCGTACCAGGGTGAGCATCCACTGCCTGATACATTTGTGGCTGGGTAAGACGTGGCTCATCGCTTTCGTTGTGTCCGTGCTTACGGAAGCAGCAAATATCGATGATGATGTCGCGCCGGAAGGTGTCTCGCCATTCGCACGCCAGTTCCATTACCTGGCAAACAGCGTCAACGTCATCGCCATTAACGTGGATAATTGGGGCCGCTACCATTTTGGCAATATCGGTGCAGTACCGTGAAGAACGCATATCCTGCAAGCGGGAAGTGGTGAAGCCAATCTGATTGTTAATCACCAGATGTAGCGTACCGCCAGTGCCGTAGCCCTGAGTCTGCGATAAGTTAAACGTGGTTTGGTTGACGCCGAGGCCGCCCAACGCGGAATCCCCATGAATAAGTACGCCCACCACTTTTGCCTGACCATCCTCACCACGGCGTTCCTGCCTGGCTCGCACCTGGCCCAGCACCACCGGATTCACGATCTCCAGATGTGAGGGGTTATACGCCAGCGCCACATGCAGCGAACCGGCAGGTGTTTCCAGATTGCTGGAATACCCCATGTGGTATTTCACATCGCCTGAACCACTGCCGATCGTCTGCTTGCCTTCAAACTCAGCAAAAAGCTGTGCCGGGTCTTTATTCAACAGATTAACCAGAACATTAAGTCTTCCCCGGTGCGCCATGCCAATGACCATTTCCTCCACACCTTGCGCACGCAGGCGTTTTGTCAGCGTATCGAGCGCCGGGATTGCACTTTCGCCCCCTTCCAGAGAAAACCGTTTCTGCCCAACATAACGGGTATGCAGATAACGCTCTAACGTCTCTGCCGCCATCAGTTTTTCAAAACGGGCAATGCAGGTTTGGGCATCAGCTTGTGGCGCATTGCTGCTCTCAATCCGTGATAACAACCAGTTGATTTCTTCACGATTTTCCAGATGAGCAAGTTCATAAGCCTGGCTACCGGCCCAGGCTTGCTCCAGCAGGTTAAGCAGTTGCTTAAGTGGCATTTGCGTGGTGTGTGCGCCAAAGGTGACGCTAAACTCCTGCAACAAGTCTTCTTCGCTTAATCCCCAAAAACCAGGCTGGAGGGAGGGAACGTCAGCTGGGGGATTCAAACCAAGTGGATCAAGCTTTGCGCGCAGATGCCCCTGCGTGCGCCAGGCATTGATCAGTTGTATTACCGCAGCCTGTTTTTTTAACGTCGCACCGCTGACGTTGTTATCACCGGATACGCTTTGGACAGTCAGTTCAGGTGAAAGAAAAAAACGCCGCCAGTCTTCCGGGAGTTGTTCCGGCGTACGCAACCAGGTCTGGTAGTACTCTTCAAGCCAGGTCGCGTTATCTCCACTAAGCAGCGTGCCGGGCGAGGTCATGTTCTCCATGTTTTTCTCCTGATGGTCATAGACAGCCGCATTACTGCACAATCCGTACCAACAGTTAAAAACACTAATTTTCAAAAACTTATAGAAAAGAGATGATGTAAAAGTGGGCGAAAAAAGGGACAGAATAGTAGGGGATGGCTGGAGTCAGGAACAGGCGGAGAGATCCGCCTGTTGATTAAAATCACATCACCGCAGCAAACGCCTTTGCCACGCGATGCACATTTTGCGCGTTAAGCCCGGCGACACACATGCGACCGCTGGCGATGAGATAGACACCAAATTCTTCACGTAGTCGGTCAACCTGAGCGGTTCTTAAACCGGTATAACTGAACATGCCGCGCTGATTAAGCAGATAATCGAAATTGCGCTCTGGCATCTCTGTGCTCAATACCTTCACCAGTTCCTGACGCATTGCCAGAATGCGAGTACGCATCTCTTCTACTTCCGCCAGCCAGCTGGCTTTCAATGCCTCGTCATTCAGCACCGCAGCCACCACCTGCGCACCAAAATTCGGCGGGCTGGAGTAGTTGCGGCGAACGGTTGCTTTCAATTGCCCCAGTACGCGGCCTGCGGCTTCGGCATCTTCACACAGAACAGAAAGTCCGCCGACGCGCTCGCCGTAAAGGGAGAAAATTTTCGAGAACGAATTGCTCACCAGAGCGGGTAATCCAGCGCTGGCAATGGCGCGAATGGCGTAGGCATCCTCTTCCATACCGGCACCAAATCCTTGATAGGCAATATCGAGGAATGGAATAAGCTCGCGGGCTTTGAGAATTTCAATCACGGAATCCCACTGGTCATTAGTGAGATCGGCACCCGTTGGGTTGTGGCAACATGGATGCAGCAACACAATACTGCGGGCAGGTAATGTTTTCAGCGTCGCCAACAGGTCATTAAAGCGCACGCCGTTAGTCGCTTCGTCATACCAGGGGTAAGTACTTACTTCGAATCCAGCCCCGGCGAATATTGCTACGTGGTTTTCCCAGGTAGGATCGCTGACCCAGACGCCTGATTCCGGGAAGTAGCGTTTCAGGAAATCTGCACCCACTTTCAATGCCCCTGAGCCGCCAAGGGTTTGAATGGTTGCTACGCGCTGTTGTTGCAGTACCGGATGGTCCGCACCAAACAGCAGCGGCGCAATGGCATGGCGATAGCTGTTAAGCCCTTCCATCGGTAAATAAAGCGAAGCACCATGAGGCTGCGCATTCAGGCGCGCTTCCGCATCCGCTACGGCTTTCAGTTGTGGAATAATTCCGTCTTCGTTGTAGTACAGACCGATACTTAAATTCACTTTGTCGCTGCGAGGGTCTTCTTTAAAACGCTCCATAAGCGTAAGAATCGGGTCGCCAGCGTAGGCGTCAACTTTTTGAAACACGCGATGGTTCTCCAGGTTTACGGGCAGGTGGTTAAAACACAATAAACCGGAAGTAGACGAAGATCGAGTGGATGTTCAAAGTCAGTCGGGAAGGCGATGTAGAATTTGCCCCAGTCGCTCTTGCAGCGAACCCGAAACAGAAAGATAAGGAATATTCCTGCGCGATAATTCCTGTTCATACCACACCTGTTGCCGTGCGCGAAATACCTCTCCTTGCCGGGTGCCATCCTGCACGAAGGGAAATTCTGCGCCGCAAAGCACCACCAGAGAGTATTCCCGCTCCGCCAGTTGATGAAGTTCTTGCGGAGCATGACCATATTGATCAAGGGCATAGAACAAGGTCGTGAGTGGCGACGTGTCACATATAAGATAGTGATTAGCTTCTGCTTGTTGTTCCCGGCGTACCTGTTCGCAGGCGATATGCAACAAATCATCCGCGGTTAAGATTCCGTTTTTTTCTTCCCAATAGTCGCGGCCAAATTCAGCGACATACACCGTATCAAGCCCATCCGCCAGCGCTTTTGAAAGCGTGCTTTTACCGGTAGATTCGCCACCAAGCAGACAGATACGGCGAACGAAACTGTAATAAACATCATTCGCCAACATGTAGCGATAGCGGTGAACATCGGAACGAATAAGCGTTCCCGAAGGCGCTTCATCGCCAACTGGGCGCGCCATTCGAACGTGTTCAACGGGTTGGGCAAAACGCCGCGCCAGCACGTTAGCAAAGCCATCGCCATAGTCTTCTGCAGTAAATACAGCATGTGGACGACAGCGTAATATCTGCAGGCACAGCGTCGCCACATAATGACGGTGGATGTCGGCATCGTTATGCGGTATGGCAGGTAAGTTATAACGCGCAACAAGCTCTGGCGTCAGTACCAAAATCGTCGCTTGCGGGAAGCGCACTTGCAGCCACGTCAGGCGCTTTTCAGGTTCACAGTCAGGCATTTCCGGCACGGAATAACTGATGATGAACAGTTCTTCACATTGCGCCAGTGCGGTATTGATCAACTTTTCATGACCACAATGCAAAGGCGCGAATTTACCAACCACCAGGCCCGTTGCAAAAGGCTTCATGATGTTTGCAACTCTTTGCGCCATTGATACAAACCATGCCAGGCGTTAATCCAGAACAGGAAATATAAGCCAGCGGTCAGGTTTAAACCGCGCGTCATATACAGTGGCACTGCCAGGGTATTCACCGCTAACCAGACGAACCAGTTTTCGATACGTCTTCCCATCAACATGAA
It encodes the following:
- the sucD gene encoding succinate--CoA ligase subunit alpha, encoding MSVLINKHTRVLVQGITGKNGTFHTEQAIAYGTQIVGGVTPGKGGQRHLDRPVFDSMKEAMRQTEADASVIYVPAPFVLDSVVEAIEAGVKLVVVITEGVPTLDMVKVRRLLDCHPDVRLIGPNCPGVITPGECKIGIMPGEIHRPGRIGIVSRSGTLTYEAVAQTTALGLGQSTCIGIGGDPVPGTNFIDALRLFENDPQTDAVIMIGEIGGNAEERAAEFIRHEMNKPVVGYIAGVTAPKGKRMGHAGAIISGGSGSAEDKFRAFDKAGMAWTRNPALLGETLWNVIK
- the lpdA gene encoding dihydrolipoyl dehydrogenase, with the protein product MSTIFDVAVMGGGPGGYVAALRAAQNGLSVVCIDDGVNAQGEPSPGGTCLNVGCIPSKSLLQSSELYAQVQHEASIHGVNVEGVSFNAAAMIQRKDAIVSRLTMGISLLFKKNKVKHLCGLATLERAQDEIWQLRVNDQHIHARNVVIATGSQPRQLPGVTIDNQQILDNRGALALSEVPPRLGVIGAGVIGLELGSVWNRVGSDVTLLEMAPTFLPALEARLSNEVRKAMIASGMKMQLAVEIEAIEQRDDGVHVRWRQGEKREESRFDKLILAIGRVPRLSGVDLVQLGLEADNRGGIAVDNLCRTGKAGLWAIGDVVRGPMLAHKAMAEGVVVADQIAGLAVEPINFALIPSVIYTQPEVAWVGENEASLKAAGRVFNKGNSLFAGNGRALALGQEGGRCTLYSDKHTDRVLGGAIVGPQASELINEIALAMTFSASGEDIACAIHAHPTLSEVIHEAAMALNNKALHG
- a CDS encoding 2-oxoglutarate dehydrogenase E1 component is translated as MENMTSPGTLLSGDNATWLEEYYQTWLRTPEQLPEDWRRFFLSPELTVQSVSGDNNVSGATLKKQAAVIQLINAWRTQGHLRAKLDPLGLNPPADVPSLQPGFWGLSEEDLLQEFSVTFGAHTTQMPLKQLLNLLEQAWAGSQAYELAHLENREEINWLLSRIESSNAPQADAQTCIARFEKLMAAETLERYLHTRYVGQKRFSLEGGESAIPALDTLTKRLRAQGVEEMVIGMAHRGRLNVLVNLLNKDPAQLFAEFEGKQTIGSGSGDVKYHMGYSSNLETPAGSLHVALAYNPSHLEIVNPVVLGQVRARQERRGEDGQAKVVGVLIHGDSALGGLGVNQTTFNLSQTQGYGTGGTLHLVINNQIGFTTSRLQDMRSSRYCTDIAKMVAAPIIHVNGDDVDAVCQVMELACEWRDTFRRDIIIDICCFRKHGHNESDEPRLTQPQMYQAVDAHPGTLARYGESLARRGLLTQAQQDEMTARYRDWLDSCQKREPQPLKPAIHSFSANWYGLTNPHWSAPVSTALPRQKLAAYGEIISTLPPDVVAHPTIKRQLALRQDMAAGTQPIDWGMAEMLAYASLVDAGVGVRLSGEDSGRGTFSHRHAVVHHQTEARRYLPLQHIRAGQASFDVYDSVLNEEALLAFEYGYSTSAPQQLVIWEAQFGDFANGAQVAIDQFISSGETKWDRYSGLTILLPHGYDGQGPEHSSARPERWLQLCAENNMQVVMPSESAQMFHLLRGQALRPMRKPLVIMMSKRLLRFKGAMSELSEFTDGAYKPVVTDPQLHQSQKVKRVILCSGQVYYDVLEARKQRECEDEVAIVRLEQLYPFPVAELNDVLASWPNCCEWIWLQEEPENQGAWRQIRHELAALKINTPYWQYAGRPAVAAPATGYGRVHKQQIDEFLAAAFADIQP
- the odhB gene encoding 2-oxoglutarate dehydrogenase complex dihydrolipoyllysine-residue succinyltransferase, with protein sequence MIEITVPVLPESVTEGTLTTWCKQEGEHVKRDDVIAELETDKVILEIPAPHDGVLSNIIVSEGSTVTSAQLLAHLKPQAVIEETVTPVTETLAMPSARLEAQRSGVELADVAGSGRNGRILKEDVQRVTPAPVIQPERVAEIAPAKPLTPGARQERREPMSRLRQRIAERLLASQQNNAILTTFNEVNMQSVMDLRTRWKDRFAEKHGVKLGFMSFFVKAVTRALERFPVVNASVDGNEIIWRDYCDIGIAVSSNRGLVVPVLRNAQSLSLVEIERQIAEYATQARNGKLPLEALQGGTFSITNGGTFGSMMSTPIINPPQSAILGMHAITPRPVAENGQVVIRPMMYLALSYDHRIIDGQEAVQTLVAIRELLESPEQLLLDL
- the tyrB gene encoding aromatic amino acid transaminase; translated protein: MFQKVDAYAGDPILTLMERFKEDPRSDKVNLSIGLYYNEDGIIPQLKAVADAEARLNAQPHGASLYLPMEGLNSYRHAIAPLLFGADHPVLQQQRVATIQTLGGSGALKVGADFLKRYFPESGVWVSDPTWENHVAIFAGAGFEVSTYPWYDEATNGVRFNDLLATLKTLPARSIVLLHPCCHNPTGADLTNDQWDSVIEILKARELIPFLDIAYQGFGAGMEEDAYAIRAIASAGLPALVSNSFSKIFSLYGERVGGLSVLCEDAEAAGRVLGQLKATVRRNYSSPPNFGAQVVAAVLNDEALKASWLAEVEEMRTRILAMRQELVKVLSTEMPERNFDYLLNQRGMFSYTGLRTAQVDRLREEFGVYLIASGRMCVAGLNAQNVHRVAKAFAAVM
- the sucC gene encoding ADP-forming succinate--CoA ligase subunit beta is translated as MNLHEYQAKSLLAGMGMPCPKEIAIQQISQLADAWQHIACPSKGAVLKAQVHAGGRGKAGGVKVLKQLPEAQAFVQQMLGSQLVTYQTGPEGQYVSSILLCENIYPVRQELYFGMVVDRESQRVTFIVSPEGGVEIEKVAHETPEKISSVSIDPLTGVQPCHIREMFAVLQLEHGLFATFSRLVNQAWKAFNELDFALLEINPLVLRETGEFMCADAKVSLDDNALYRHPELQVLRDETQEDPRESQAAKLDLNYVSLDGNIGCMVNGAGLAMATMDIIKLYGEQPANFLDVGGGATQERVSEAFRLIVSDSKVKAILVNIFGGIVRCDMIARAIIHALNEARITLPVVVRLSGNNAAEGQRLLAESGLTVEAVNSLDDAAKRIIALLN
- a CDS encoding DASS family sodium-coupled anion symporter, with protein sequence MSSISHGAPQKRRIIPNPGLWLAIIAGIIITLLPLGDTLPVAGQNMIAILVFAIIVWISEAMDYTASAIVISALIIFMVGFAPDMNHPDTILGTAKALKMTLSGFSNSALALVAAAMFIAAAMTITGLDKRIALFTMSKIGASSRSIIIGAIVVTIVLSLVVPSATARTACVVPIMMGVIAAFKVDKHSRLAASMMIVIAQATSIWNVGIQTSAAQNLLSIGFINKTFGAGHSVSWLDWLLAGAPWSLTMSVILYFLARKLLPPETEAVEGGSEAIKKALAELGPTTGKEKRLIGISLLLLLFWSTGGKLHSIDTTSVTLAGLAIMLLPGIGVMSWKEVEKRVQWGTLLMFGIGISLGSTLLDTQAASWMANYVVKGFGLDGLPSLAIFAILAAFLIIIHLGFASATALTAALLPILISLLSSLPPELGVNPVGMTILLAFSVSFGFILPINAPQNMVCMGTDTFTPRQFTRVGLYLTVIGYLLLLLFAATWWKILGLM